A window of Thiohalobacter sp. genomic DNA:
GCGTGGAAGCCGATCGGCTGGTCGACCATCTGAACGTCGACGAGGTCGGGCCGGGTGACATGGTCGTCGGCGCCTTGCCGGCTCATGTCGCGGCAGACATATGCAGCCGCGGTGCCCGCTATTTTCACATCGTCATGGAGCTTCCCGCCGGGCTGCGTGGAAAGGAACTCACGGCAGACGAGATGCGACGCTGCGGCGCGCGCCTGGAGGAATATCGCGTGGAGCAGCTCGAATGAGAGAGCTGGTCGTGGCCATCCGCGACTTCGTGATGACCTGGCTCGATCCGGTTGGCATCGTCATCGGACTCGCCGTGGCCGTGCCGGTATTCTGGACCTGGTACGAGGTCGTGTTCGGCCGCGGACGGCGCCGGCGCCGCTGGTATCGGGAGATCCGGAGGCGGCCGGGCGACAGGCCCGCGATACTCGTTGTGGATCTGCTCGCCGGAAGGGACATACTCGCCAGTGTGGAGCAGTTCAGGCAGCACAACGAGTTGCTGCGCGGGGTTCCGGACAACAGAGTATTCTTGCTGCGCCGGAACAAGCATATTGGTCCGGATGACATGCCGCGGCTCGCAGAGGACATTCGCGAGGCCGCAGCCTCCCTGATGGCTTCCGGTGCCAACAGCATTCACTTCTTTTACGCCGGCCCGGCTGCGGTTGCCGCCCTGGTCGGGGCCGAACTCGCGAATGTCGCGCGTGTTCTGGTATATCAGCACGGGGCCACCGGCTATCAGTGTCTCGGACCCCTGCGCGGCGAAGTGTCATGAAGCTCGATACACATCTCATGCTGGTTTCCGCCCAGCCGACACCGAATCTGACTCCGGTACTCGACCCCGGGGTCTGCCCGCGGCGCGTGGTGCTGCTGACCAGCCCCGACATGCGTGAGCGCGCAGCCTGGCTGGAAGCCGTGTACAGGCCCCGCGGCGTGGTCACGGAGCAGTGGCCGATCTCGAACGCATGGGATATCGAGGCCATTCAGGGCCGCGTGCTGGAGTTCCTGGAAAGCGAAGATGCGCTGGCGGATGCCGGGGAACTGGCCCTGAATGCCACCGGCGGCACCAAGCCGATGAGTATTGCCGCGTACGAGGTGTTCCGCGACTGTGACTGTCCCATCTATTACGTTCATCCCGAGGAGGACCGCCTGATCTGGATGCATCCCTCCGGGCGGCCTCCGCATGCCCTGGCCGATGTCGTGCGCATACCCGATTTCGTGCTGGCGCATGGCGGGTGCGTTCAGGCGGAGGAGGATATACGCATCCCGCCCGCCTTCCGCGACTTCACCCGGGATATGGTGCGCGACATCGGGTATTTCGAAAAGGCGCTTGGCAGGCTGAACTGGTATGCGTCGGAGGCAAGGGACGGATTGCGCTCGCCGCCGCTGGAGGTCGCACACGAGTTCGATAACGCATTCCAGGACCTGCTTGAACGGTTGGATATGCTGGGCATACTGCGGGTCAGCGACGGATGTATTCTGTTCGCCGACGAGGCAGCGCGCTTTTTTGCCAACGGGGGCTGGCTGGAGCAGCACGTTCATGCCGCGATGAATGCACTCAGGGGGCGTGGTATCCGAATACAGGATGCAAGGCGGGGGCTGCAGGTTGAATGGCAGACCGGGCACTCCCGGAACGAGATTGACGTCGCCTTCCTGGTGGACAACCGACTTCACGTGATCGAATGCAAGACCCGTGGATGGGCAGAGCGGGGTGCCGGTGCTGATGCCCTGTACCGGCTTGACAGTCTTGCCGATGCGGCCGGCGGGCTGCAGGCGCGTGCAATGCTGGTAAGCTACCGCCGCTTGGGCAAGGGGGATGTCAGGCGAGCGAGGGACCTGGGGATAGAGGTGGTTCAGGGTGGCCAGATTGCGGAAATGGCCGCGCGTCTTCAGAGGTGGGTGAAGCCGGCGTGAGCGGGGCAGGTCTTTTTTGCGCGGCAATCGCGGTCCCCGACTTGGCGGTTAGTCGCCGAC
This region includes:
- the csx16 gene encoding CRISPR-associated protein Csx16 produces the protein MSIIAVTRHPGARAWLTEQGVEADRLVDHLNVDEVGPGDMVVGALPAHVAADICSRGARYFHIVMELPAGLRGKELTADEMRRCGARLEEYRVEQLE
- a CDS encoding SAVED domain-containing protein is translated as MAIRDFVMTWLDPVGIVIGLAVAVPVFWTWYEVVFGRGRRRRRWYREIRRRPGDRPAILVVDLLAGRDILASVEQFRQHNELLRGVPDNRVFLLRRNKHIGPDDMPRLAEDIREAAASLMASGANSIHFFYAGPAAVAALVGAELANVARVLVYQHGATGYQCLGPLRGEVS
- a CDS encoding Card1-like endonuclease domain-containing protein, whose translation is MLVSAQPTPNLTPVLDPGVCPRRVVLLTSPDMRERAAWLEAVYRPRGVVTEQWPISNAWDIEAIQGRVLEFLESEDALADAGELALNATGGTKPMSIAAYEVFRDCDCPIYYVHPEEDRLIWMHPSGRPPHALADVVRIPDFVLAHGGCVQAEEDIRIPPAFRDFTRDMVRDIGYFEKALGRLNWYASEARDGLRSPPLEVAHEFDNAFQDLLERLDMLGILRVSDGCILFADEAARFFANGGWLEQHVHAAMNALRGRGIRIQDARRGLQVEWQTGHSRNEIDVAFLVDNRLHVIECKTRGWAERGAGADALYRLDSLADAAGGLQARAMLVSYRRLGKGDVRRARDLGIEVVQGGQIAEMAARLQRWVKPA